From the Silvanigrella paludirubra genome, one window contains:
- a CDS encoding substrate-binding periplasmic protein, with the protein MNFYNKSIKCIFLFIFLQFNYAQSQTYSVGVENLNYAPYFYIDSSGNYKGFSNDIFELFMQKTGIKFKFLPMPIFRLYKEFIDGNIDFKFPDSINWQSEMKKNKNIIYSDDVITYIDGIVMKNENKNKNISEIKTIGTIRGFEVKEYKDKNKNIKFLESNNISELIDSLYKDKIDAVFFNIAVALYIVNNNVQYKNKFMFRKDLPYVLDHYKMSTIKNKKLIEDFNNFLKNNNKEITDLKKKNGIIY; encoded by the coding sequence ATGAATTTTTATAATAAAAGTATCAAATGCATATTTCTATTTATATTTTTGCAATTTAATTATGCTCAGTCTCAAACTTATAGTGTTGGTGTAGAAAATTTAAATTATGCCCCCTATTTTTATATAGATTCATCTGGAAATTATAAAGGATTTTCAAATGATATATTTGAATTATTTATGCAAAAAACTGGGATTAAATTTAAATTTTTGCCAATGCCTATTTTTCGACTTTATAAAGAATTCATTGATGGAAATATTGACTTTAAATTTCCGGACTCTATTAATTGGCAATCCGAAATGAAGAAAAATAAAAATATTATTTATTCAGACGATGTTATTACTTATATTGATGGCATTGTTATGAAAAATGAAAATAAAAATAAAAATATTTCTGAAATTAAAACAATTGGAACAATTCGAGGATTTGAAGTTAAAGAATATAAAGACAAAAATAAAAATATTAAATTTTTAGAGAGTAATAATATTTCTGAGTTAATAGATAGTTTATATAAGGATAAAATAGATGCGGTTTTTTTTAATATAGCTGTTGCTTTATATATTGTTAATAATAATGTTCAATATAAAAACAAATTTATGTTTCGAAAAGACTTACCTTATGTATTAGATCATTATAAAATGTCTACTATAAAAAATAAAAAATTGATCGAAGATTTTAATAATTTTTTGAAAAATAATAATAAAGAAATAACAGATCTAAAAAAGAAAAATGGAATAATATATTAA
- a CDS encoding SDR family NAD(P)-dependent oxidoreductase — MSLLKNIFSDSDISLNGKLALVTGASSGIGLATAAWLAREGVNLILLARRKERLELLKNEVLIQFPHIQVNIIAADICDKNIISILEKNNALNVDILINNAGLASGKDPVTDIKEEDIVSMIETNVTSLVRVTSAISKKMVANGSGHIINLGSIAGHYTYEGGSVYCASKFAVRAFTESLRQELHDKNVRVSLISPGMVKTDFSLVRFKGNEKLADSIYEGVDCLTATDIARLIIKALKEPSRVNWNEVVILPTVQCPVSYKVKRT, encoded by the coding sequence ATGAGTTTATTAAAAAATATATTTTCTGATTCTGATATTTCATTAAATGGTAAATTAGCTTTAGTTACGGGAGCAAGTTCGGGAATTGGACTTGCAACGGCAGCATGGCTTGCTCGTGAAGGCGTAAATTTAATATTATTGGCAAGGAGAAAAGAGAGACTTGAATTATTAAAAAATGAAGTTTTAATTCAATTTCCTCATATTCAAGTAAATATAATTGCAGCTGATATTTGCGATAAAAATATCATATCCATTTTAGAAAAAAATAATGCTTTAAATGTTGATATTTTAATAAATAATGCTGGACTTGCTAGTGGAAAAGATCCGGTTACAGACATTAAAGAAGAAGACATTGTAAGTATGATAGAAACAAATGTTACTTCTTTAGTAAGGGTAACATCGGCAATTTCTAAAAAAATGGTCGCTAATGGCTCTGGGCATATTATCAATTTAGGAAGTATTGCTGGTCATTATACATATGAAGGCGGTTCTGTATATTGTGCCTCTAAATTTGCTGTTCGCGCATTTACAGAATCTCTTCGTCAAGAATTGCATGATAAAAATGTGAGGGTTTCTTTAATATCTCCAGGTATGGTTAAAACAGATTTTAGTCTAGTTCGTTTTAAAGGCAATGAAAAATTAGCAGATAGTATTTATGAAGGTGTTGACTGTCTAACGGCAACAGATATTGCAAGACTCATTATTAAGGCTTTAAAAGAACCAAGCCGTGTGAACTGGAATGAAGTGGTTATATTACCTACAGTTCAATGCCCTGTAAGTTATAAAGTTAAACGCACTTAG
- a CDS encoding KamA family radical SAM protein, translated as MKMENNWARDLSKGIIDLETLNKHDLIDKNQIDQLKLVKDNFDIRVPNLFLNEIKNNNKELAKQFIPSTNELLFFPEELEDPIGDERWTPVKGITHRYPDRVLLKVTYMCASYCRFCFRRYKVSNSENNLTHENFEEAIQYIKANSNIWEVILTGGDPLTLTDKALNNLLEQLKEISHLKVIRIHTRIPSVLPSRVTQNLIDLLKNTNKSIWIAAHINSVSEFTNECKNAISLLVRNGIPVLLQSVILKDINDTEEKLVSLLKTAVENNIKPYYIHYPDLAKGTEHFRIPLKQAIHLLKSLRGKISGLCIPEFIIDIPGGNGKIAVNPNSAIELENNQWKFESPLNGSQIIVKYP; from the coding sequence ATGAAAATGGAAAATAATTGGGCGCGTGATTTATCAAAAGGAATTATTGATTTAGAAACTTTAAATAAACATGACCTCATTGATAAAAATCAAATAGACCAATTAAAATTAGTTAAAGATAATTTTGATATACGTGTGCCTAATTTATTTTTAAATGAAATTAAAAATAATAATAAAGAATTAGCAAAACAATTTATACCATCTACAAACGAACTTCTTTTTTTTCCTGAGGAGCTTGAAGATCCAATAGGCGATGAAAGATGGACTCCTGTTAAAGGAATTACACATCGTTACCCGGATCGTGTTTTATTAAAAGTAACATATATGTGTGCTTCTTATTGTCGTTTTTGTTTTCGAAGATATAAAGTTTCTAATTCTGAAAATAATTTGACTCATGAAAATTTTGAAGAAGCAATTCAATATATTAAAGCAAATTCAAATATTTGGGAAGTTATTTTAACGGGTGGCGATCCTTTAACACTCACAGATAAAGCATTAAATAATTTACTTGAACAACTAAAAGAAATTTCACATTTAAAAGTGATACGAATTCATACACGAATTCCTTCTGTTTTACCTTCAAGAGTTACTCAAAATTTAATTGATCTTTTAAAAAACACAAATAAAAGTATTTGGATTGCAGCACATATAAATAGTGTGAGCGAATTTACAAATGAATGTAAAAATGCAATATCTTTGTTGGTTCGAAATGGAATTCCTGTTTTACTTCAGTCTGTTATTTTAAAAGATATTAATGATACAGAAGAAAAATTAGTTTCCTTATTAAAAACCGCCGTAGAAAACAACATAAAACCATATTATATTCATTATCCAGATCTTGCTAAAGGAACAGAACATTTTCGAATTCCTTTAAAACAAGCAATTCATTTATTAAAAAGTTTACGAGGAAAAATTTCAGGGCTTTGCATACCTGAATTTATTATTGATATACCTGGTGGAAATGGAAAAATAGCTGTAAATCCAAATAGTGCGATTGAACTTGAAAATAATCAATGGAAATTTGAAAGTCCATTAAATGGTTCGCAAATAATTGTAAAGTATCCATAG
- the surE gene encoding 5'/3'-nucleotidase SurE: MHLLLCNDDGYKAKGIQVLANYLSSLGHKITVVAPNGERSAQSHAMTFYQPVCVTQVSENIYAVDGSPADCAAIALSHILKTDPPDFVVSGINHGLNVGIDVNYSGTVGAATEAALMGFRAIAVSADTDSLQPDSLESLFTQASHIVEQVISNSSSMDWPNLEILNINVPQKAKNIAFAECGGESLYVPHIEELIPSQKKNTKIYLIGGLARFEPQDMSQDVSLITTNHVTLSFVRTKQSSSGRNKNLEKIIGSIKL, from the coding sequence ATGCATTTACTCCTTTGCAATGATGATGGGTATAAAGCAAAAGGCATTCAGGTTTTAGCTAATTACCTGAGTTCACTTGGCCATAAAATAACAGTTGTAGCTCCAAATGGCGAACGAAGCGCCCAATCTCATGCTATGACTTTTTATCAGCCCGTTTGTGTAACGCAAGTATCTGAAAATATTTATGCTGTTGATGGATCTCCTGCGGATTGTGCTGCTATTGCACTCAGCCATATTTTAAAAACAGACCCACCCGATTTTGTCGTTTCAGGAATAAATCATGGATTGAATGTGGGAATTGATGTGAATTATAGTGGAACAGTTGGCGCTGCAACAGAAGCAGCTTTAATGGGTTTTCGGGCTATAGCTGTTTCTGCTGATACAGACAGCCTACAACCAGATTCCTTAGAAAGTCTTTTTACCCAAGCGTCTCATATTGTAGAGCAAGTGATTTCAAATTCGAGTTCAATGGATTGGCCTAATCTAGAAATATTAAATATAAATGTGCCTCAAAAAGCAAAAAATATTGCATTTGCCGAATGTGGTGGGGAATCTCTTTATGTTCCTCATATTGAAGAACTGATTCCAAGTCAGAAAAAAAATACAAAAATTTATTTAATCGGGGGTTTAGCAAGATTCGAACCGCAAGATATGTCGCAGGATGTATCCTTAATTACAACAAATCATGTTACGTTAAGTTTTGTAAGAACGAAACAAAGTAGTTCTGGGCGTAATAAAAATTTAGAAAAGATTATTGGTTCAATAAAATTATGA
- a CDS encoding M28 family metallopeptidase, whose product MKPTLFIWTTILIGLLIIFNSAATALSFQNSPHLSIENLKKSMEWFTAEPHPMGSKNQSKLAADLKQTLNQFGLLTSEIKFKATIPNTDSPQFGGLQKDAFLTKEVTGYNIVSTIKGKSDCSVLIGGHYDTKYFKDFKFVGANDGGSSTVLMMELARVLKKNKFKENMLGSCNINFIFFDGEESVLPNWIDGENILKLQDNTYGSRDFSNKLTKNKNGKYIFEKKPIHLILIIDMVGHKNQELLITKGSHSEYSKLFIQSSNKIKIKEANFLMEDDHTPFLTLSIPLLHIIDWKNTEEWHTKKDTSDIISYEAIANFGESIIQFLSSKRI is encoded by the coding sequence GTGAAACCAACCTTATTTATTTGGACAACGATATTAATAGGGCTTTTAATCATATTTAATTCAGCAGCCACAGCATTGTCATTTCAAAATTCTCCTCATTTATCAATAGAAAATTTAAAAAAATCAATGGAATGGTTTACTGCAGAACCTCACCCCATGGGTTCTAAAAACCAATCTAAATTAGCAGCGGACCTTAAGCAAACGTTAAATCAATTTGGATTGCTAACAAGTGAGATTAAATTTAAAGCAACAATCCCAAATACGGATTCACCTCAATTTGGTGGTTTACAAAAAGACGCTTTTTTAACAAAAGAAGTAACAGGATATAATATCGTCTCTACAATAAAAGGTAAATCCGATTGTAGTGTCTTAATAGGAGGACACTACGATACAAAATATTTTAAAGATTTTAAATTTGTTGGAGCGAATGATGGCGGTTCTTCTACCGTTTTAATGATGGAATTAGCAAGGGTCTTAAAGAAAAACAAATTTAAAGAAAATATGCTTGGATCTTGCAATATAAATTTTATTTTTTTTGACGGAGAAGAGTCTGTTCTTCCAAATTGGATTGATGGAGAAAATATTCTTAAATTACAAGACAATACTTATGGCTCAAGAGATTTTTCAAATAAATTAACAAAAAACAAAAACGGGAAATATATTTTTGAAAAAAAACCGATTCATTTAATTTTAATTATTGATATGGTTGGTCATAAAAATCAGGAACTATTAATTACAAAAGGTTCTCATAGTGAATATTCAAAATTATTTATTCAGTCATCAAATAAAATAAAAATAAAAGAAGCAAATTTTTTAATGGAAGATGATCATACTCCATTTTTAACTTTAAGTATTCCTTTACTTCATATCATAGATTGGAAAAATACTGAGGAATGGCATACTAAAAAAGATACATCCGATATTATTTCTTATGAAGCAATTGCAAATTTTGGAGAATCTATTATTCAATTTCTATCTTCTAAAAGGATTTAA
- a CDS encoding bifunctional adenosylcobinamide kinase/adenosylcobinamide-phosphate guanylyltransferase has product MTIESNKNSKISLFLGGGQSGKSIFAENCAKKWENVLFYATGGQIENSPEWELRIKKHRERRPSHWLTMEYPIEIEDVIKMSEEKKVDIVLIDCLTLWMGWQISKSVQNYTQVQLLKHLEMEYQHFIKQLWKFKCPILVVSNEVGEGVIPGSETGRIFREALGAMNLALGEISQCITFSIAGQNLLLKSSKNKFIDGFCSTGIINENFIFSELNNNPNLE; this is encoded by the coding sequence ATGACTATTGAATCTAATAAAAATTCAAAAATATCTTTATTTTTAGGTGGAGGACAATCGGGTAAAAGTATTTTTGCAGAAAATTGTGCTAAAAAATGGGAAAATGTTTTATTTTATGCAACTGGCGGCCAAATTGAAAATTCACCAGAATGGGAATTACGAATTAAAAAACACCGAGAGAGAAGACCAAGTCATTGGCTCACTATGGAATATCCTATTGAAATTGAAGATGTTATTAAAATGAGTGAAGAAAAAAAAGTGGATATTGTACTAATTGATTGTTTAACTCTTTGGATGGGATGGCAAATATCTAAAAGTGTTCAAAATTATACACAGGTACAGCTTTTAAAACACCTCGAAATGGAATATCAGCATTTTATTAAACAACTTTGGAAATTCAAGTGTCCTATACTTGTAGTTTCTAACGAAGTCGGAGAAGGTGTCATTCCGGGTTCGGAAACAGGACGTATTTTTAGAGAAGCTTTAGGAGCAATGAATTTAGCATTAGGAGAGATATCTCAATGTATCACTTTTAGTATTGCCGGACAAAATTTACTTTTAAAATCTTCTAAAAATAAATTTATAGATGGTTTTTGTTCCACGGGAATCATAAATGAAAATTTTATTTTTTCTGAATTAAATAATAATCCTAATTTGGAGTAA
- the ubiE gene encoding bifunctional demethylmenaquinone methyltransferase/2-methoxy-6-polyprenyl-1,4-benzoquinol methylase UbiE: MSLNDSSNKQMILSEKSIQIQSMFDKISKRYDLLNRLLSAGQDTRWRNKMIRSMPSIVSKQGTLYDIACGTGDVLLNTKRKRKDYSNLIGFDISEGMLSQARIRSKLKQYDIQFIQASAEQIPAENNSADCITISFGLRNVDNRETALQEFHRILKKGGTLFVLEFFPSESTFFAKVFDIYFKKVLPKIGGLISDKSAYEYLPKSVSTMPSGKEFKQILSNIGFIEIEQTLWLGGATRLFKAVKKS, encoded by the coding sequence ATGTCTCTAAATGACAGTTCAAATAAACAAATGATTTTAAGTGAAAAATCAATTCAAATTCAAAGTATGTTTGATAAAATATCGAAACGTTATGATTTATTAAATCGACTTTTATCTGCAGGCCAAGATACAAGATGGCGCAACAAAATGATTCGCTCCATGCCATCCATAGTTTCAAAACAAGGTACTCTTTATGATATAGCTTGTGGCACTGGTGATGTTTTATTAAATACAAAAAGAAAGAGAAAAGATTATTCTAATTTAATAGGCTTTGATATTTCTGAAGGAATGCTTAGTCAAGCAAGAATAAGGTCTAAATTAAAGCAATATGATATTCAATTTATTCAAGCTTCTGCTGAACAAATTCCAGCAGAAAATAATTCTGCTGATTGTATTACAATTTCATTTGGTTTGCGAAATGTAGACAATAGAGAGACAGCACTCCAAGAGTTTCATAGAATATTAAAAAAAGGAGGAACTCTTTTTGTTTTGGAGTTTTTTCCATCTGAAAGCACTTTTTTTGCAAAAGTTTTTGATATTTATTTTAAAAAAGTTCTTCCTAAGATTGGCGGATTAATTTCTGATAAATCTGCTTATGAATATCTACCAAAAAGTGTTTCTACCATGCCATCTGGAAAAGAATTTAAACAAATTCTTTCAAATATTGGTTTTATTGAAATTGAACAAACCTTATGGCTTGGAGGAGCTACCCGACTTTTCAAAGCAGTTAAAAAAAGCTAA
- a CDS encoding malate dehydrogenase — protein sequence MLKRPKITVVGAGGNVGASVIQWCAQKELGDLVLIDLKPNVAQGRALDLAQGGAFAGFNASFTSTDDSSLMQDSDVVVVTAGVPRKPGQTREELVGINAGIVKTVCENIKKYAPNCVLILVSNPLDAMLTVAQKVTSFPRERVIGMSGVLDSSRFRSNIARALNVHIKDVSAIVIGAHTDKDMVPVTSTATVGGVPLNKLLNAEQIADVVSRTKRGGAELTELIGTSAWVAPGFGVTAMVESIVLNQGRILPCSVELKGEYEISEGACLCVPVKLTNKGAEKVFEIDLSSDEKAALKAAHTAYLEVRKIALNSI from the coding sequence ATGTTGAAAAGACCTAAAATTACTGTTGTTGGAGCTGGCGGAAATGTGGGCGCATCTGTTATTCAATGGTGTGCTCAAAAAGAATTAGGTGATTTGGTATTAATAGACCTAAAACCAAATGTAGCTCAAGGACGCGCTCTTGATCTAGCTCAAGGCGGAGCTTTTGCAGGTTTTAATGCAAGTTTTACCTCTACAGATGACTCCTCACTCATGCAAGATTCCGATGTTGTTGTTGTTACAGCTGGAGTTCCACGTAAACCTGGACAAACTCGTGAAGAGCTTGTTGGAATTAACGCAGGAATCGTAAAAACAGTTTGTGAAAACATCAAAAAATATGCTCCAAATTGTGTTTTAATTCTTGTTTCAAATCCACTCGACGCAATGTTAACTGTTGCTCAAAAAGTAACAAGTTTTCCTCGTGAAAGAGTCATTGGTATGTCTGGTGTATTAGACTCTTCCCGTTTTCGTAGCAATATTGCGCGCGCTCTTAATGTGCACATTAAAGATGTTTCTGCTATTGTTATTGGCGCACATACAGATAAAGACATGGTTCCTGTAACAAGCACTGCGACTGTTGGTGGTGTTCCTTTAAACAAATTATTAAATGCGGAACAAATAGCAGACGTTGTTAGTAGAACAAAACGCGGTGGTGCTGAATTAACTGAACTTATTGGAACTTCTGCATGGGTTGCTCCTGGTTTTGGCGTAACAGCTATGGTGGAAAGTATTGTATTAAACCAAGGTCGTATTTTACCTTGTTCTGTTGAGTTAAAAGGCGAATATGAAATTTCAGAAGGTGCTTGTCTCTGCGTTCCTGTTAAATTAACAAATAAAGGAGCAGAAAAAGTATTTGAAATTGATCTTTCTTCCGACGAAAAAGCAGCATTAAAAGCAGCTCATACAGCTTATTTAGAAGTTAGAAAAATTGCTTTAAACAGTATTTAA
- a CDS encoding glycosyltransferase family 2 protein yields MSKINEEVFLSIIIPVFNENETIKTCYHEINKKLEIYKSVLEIIFIDDGSSDNSVQILKELSQEDNRIKCIFLSRNFGKEAAMSAGINHTNGKYIVQIDCDLQDPPEIIPSMIETLEKNNCDVVYGIRTERAGESFVKRSTSYLFYKLIDKMSHIEIPRNTGDFRVMNKQVILALRELPETQRFMKGLFSWVGFKQIGFYYKRNKRIAGKTKFNYYKLWNFALEGITSFTNIPLKVATYIGFSISFIAFLISIFYLAKYFIIGDKIQGFLTLIVSILFMGGIQLMFLGILGEYLGRTYLETKRRPLYVIKEKINL; encoded by the coding sequence TTGTCTAAGATAAATGAAGAAGTTTTTTTAAGCATTATTATTCCTGTTTTTAATGAAAATGAAACGATTAAAACTTGTTATCATGAAATCAATAAAAAACTTGAAATTTATAAAAGTGTCTTAGAAATCATTTTTATTGATGATGGAAGCTCTGATAATAGTGTTCAAATTCTTAAAGAACTATCACAAGAAGACAATAGAATTAAGTGCATTTTTTTATCCCGGAATTTTGGAAAAGAAGCGGCAATGAGCGCTGGAATAAATCACACGAATGGCAAATATATAGTGCAAATTGATTGTGATCTACAAGACCCTCCCGAAATTATTCCAAGTATGATTGAAACATTAGAAAAAAATAATTGTGATGTTGTCTATGGAATTAGAACTGAAAGAGCAGGAGAATCCTTTGTTAAAAGATCTACCTCCTATTTATTTTATAAATTAATTGATAAAATGTCGCATATAGAAATTCCTAGAAATACTGGTGATTTTCGAGTAATGAACAAACAAGTCATTTTAGCATTGAGAGAACTTCCAGAAACACAGCGTTTTATGAAAGGTCTTTTTTCCTGGGTAGGTTTTAAGCAAATTGGTTTTTATTATAAAAGAAATAAGAGGATTGCTGGAAAAACAAAATTCAACTATTATAAATTATGGAACTTTGCATTAGAAGGGATAACATCTTTTACAAACATCCCATTAAAAGTTGCTACATATATTGGATTTTCTATTTCTTTCATTGCATTTTTAATATCTATTTTCTATTTAGCAAAGTATTTTATAATTGGTGATAAAATTCAAGGTTTTTTAACGTTAATTGTTTCTATTTTATTTATGGGTGGAATCCAACTCATGTTTTTAGGCATTTTGGGTGAATACTTAGGAAGAACATACCTTGAAACAAAAAGAAGGCCCTTATATGTTATTAAAGAAAAAATAAATTTATAA